In the Sarcophilus harrisii chromosome 3, mSarHar1.11, whole genome shotgun sequence genome, one interval contains:
- the LOC111720269 gene encoding zinc finger protein 69-like gives MAPGACRAPWQESLTFKDVAVDFTQEEWSLLDHSQKELYKQVMLENSQNLLFLAQRGTEEEKGTSIDMTSCAPGIPVLKEDLLSRSEDKDSSWILDPKGPRNSCLDAETKFEVNETTLKLSIFVKKSHQQRWMTDGPCDFSLENYE, from the exons ATGGCCCCGGGAGCCTGCAGAGCCCCCTGGCAG GAGTCCCTGACATTCAAGGATGTGGCAGTGGACTTCACCCAGGAGGAGTGGAGCCTCTTGGACCATTCTCAGAAAGAGCTCTACAAGCAAGTCATGCTGGAAAACTCCCAGAATCTGCTCTTCCTTG CACAGAGAGgaacagaggaagagaaaggaacaagcattgATATGACCTCCTGTGCCCCAG GAATCCCAGTTCTCAAAGAAGATTTGCTCTCCCGTTCTGAGGACAAGGATTCATCGTGGATCTTGGATCCAAAAGGCCCAAGAAATTCATGTCTGG atgCAGAGACCAAATTTGAAGTGAATGAGACTACTTTAAAGCTGAGCATTTTTGTGAAAAAATCTCATCAGCAAAGATGGATGACCGATGGTCCCTGTGACTTCAGtttagaaaattatgaa
- the LOC116422909 gene encoding zinc finger protein 2 homolog, whose protein sequence is MGEKTYDCNQCGKTFTTRSTLYYHQRIHTGEKTYACNQCGKTFTKKSTLALHQKIHTGEKPFECNQCGKALAYRAHLINHLRIHTREKPYKCNQCGKAFRQNSGLAVHQRIHTGEKPYVCNQCGKAFTQNSNLLIHQRIHTGEKPYECNLCGKVFTQNANLLTHKKIHNGEKPYKCNQCGKTFSVKYSLHEHHRIHTGEKPYKCNQCGKTFTKRSTLASHLRIHTR, encoded by the coding sequence ATGGGTGAGAAAACTTATGattgtaatcaatgtggaaagactttcacaacAAGGTCTACTCTTTATTATCATCAGAGAATACACACTGGAGAGAAAACTTATGcttgtaatcaatgtggaaagacgTTCACAAAAAAGTCCACTCTTGCTttacatcagaaaatccacactggagagaaaccttttgaatgtaatcagtgtggaaaggctttagCTTATAGGGCCCATCTTATTAACCATCTGAGGATCCATActagagagaaaccttataaatgtaatcagtgtggaaaggctttccgACAGAACTCTGGTCttgctgtacatcagagaatccacactggagagaaaccttatgtatgtaatcaatgtggaaaggctttcacccAAAATTCCAATCTTTTgatacatcagagaatccacactggcgagaagccttatgaatgtaatctgTGTGGTAAAGTTTTCACCCAGAATGCCAATCTTTTAACACATAAGAAAATCCAcaatggagagaaaccttataagtgtaatcaatgtggaaagactttcagtgTGAAATATAGTCTCCATGAACATCACaggattcatactggagagaaaccttataaatgtaatcagtgtggaaagactttcacaaaAAGGTCCACTCTTGCTAGCCATTTAAGAATTCACACTAGATAA